The DNA region ACCATGGGCCGCTGCCCTCAGCGACCTCAAAACCAGATTGGAAAGTCCCATGGAAAAAATCTTCGAAATCTACATCAAGACCACCCCGGAGCGGCTCTGGGAGGCCATCACCGACAGCGGGATCCGCAGCAAGTACCAGTTCGGCTTGAAGGTCAACTCGGACTGGACGCCGGGCGGCCGTTTTGAACTGGCTCCCGACGGCGGGGATCCCCTCGGCGAAGGCGAGAACCTGGAGGTGGACCCGCCCCGTAAGCTCGTCCAGACCATGCGCGCGCTCTGGGGCGAGGACGTCAAAGCTGAGGGCACCTCCCGCATCACGTGGGAGATCGAACCGGTGGGCGATTCCTGCCACCTCACCGTCACCCACGACCAGCTCCGCGAAGGAGCCAACGAGGAGCTATACGGCGGCTGGCCGATGATCCTCTCCGGCCTGAAGACCTGGCTGGAAACCGGCGAGGTCCTCACCACGCCCGGCTCTCTCATGTACACCTAAGATGCACACCTAAAGACGGCCGCGCGCGGCGCAACCCGGGCGCCGCCGTACCTTCCTGCGCCCTGTGCACCTGGTACAGAGGGTGTCCGGCCGGCCGTACTGGGCCTACCGGGTGTAGCCGGTCCGAGCAGGTCCCGGCTTTGTCCGGGCTGCTAAGCCAAGAAGACCAAGTTGGGAGGGATTCGCCGCAGTTCCACTGCCTCCTAGCCGGACGCCGCTAACCCAAACTGCCTTGACAGCTCATCAATAGTGAACTGATTGCGGAGTTTGCACGCGCTGTTCTGGTTGGCGAACATACCCTCGCGCCAGCAGGCGCTCTCGAGGGACACGGTGTGGACCCACTCGACTGGGACCACGTACTCAGCCGTGTCTATACCTTCGCCTGCATCCGGGTGCGAATACTCGGCATCGAGGCTGAGCGAGCGAAAGGGCCGCATCTCCCCTTGGATTTGTAGTTCAGCATCGTCTGCGGGCTTTGCCAGCCCCACAACGGTACCCACGCCGACGTACCCCCTCTTTGGAACATGAACGAAGACGCGTGCCCCCACAGGGAGGCTCTTCAAAGTCCGGGAGTACCAATCTGCGCCACCAGCGGAGACAAATCCGAACCTCGACGCATCCGCCCAGGATCGTGAGCCCCCATCAATCCCGAAAGCTACATACCAATCTTGGCCGTTCCAGGCTGCCCGCGTCGATCCTTTCGTCCCTGCACCTGCAGGGACTGTGGCCGTTTCGTCAATCAACCAAGTCCTCGCTAGGTACTCATGGCCGCCGTCAACGAAGTAGCGAAAAATCATTGCGTTTATCGGAACACCGTGGGAGCGATTGAGGTACGAAACGATTCGCTCAGTGCTGGGATCCAAGTCGCTGGCCACGATGGTCATGACGTGAGTCAGATTCAATTCGTCAGGAACAGGAGCGCCGTCGAAGCGATTCGCAAACTCCTCGTCAAAGTTCTTTCCAGGTTGCCCACTTTCAAAGATGTTTCGAACTTCTTCGTTGCCGAGTCCTTCTACCCACGAGGCGTAGTCAAGAGTCTGCGCAACTACCTCCCTCGGAGTTCGGTCCCTCTTCAACTCCAGAATGTGGAGGGTTCCTTCTGAGTCCACACCAAGAATGTCGATGAACTTTCCGTATCCTGTTGGTACCTGGCTGCCGATTAGAAGCAGCTTGGTTTCCAGGATCTCCGGATCTTGGAGGATGAGTCTCTCGAGTTTCGACTCCAGCGGCATGGCGGTCGTTGGAATTCTCCGCGGAATGTCATCGACCCGCCACAGCCCTACTTCTATTGCCACGAATTCTCCAGCCCGGAACAAGAAGCAGCCTCGCACTGCTTCGTCAAAAGACTATCCCCTTGTCGGATATGGCGTCCCAACCTATATGTCTGGACGATGTCAGGGCATGATGACCGCTACTCAACGAATTTCTGATCACGAAGACGACGCATTTCAGAGCATCTACACGGCCTCCTGCAATTGGACCCTGTCCAGGAACCCAGTGTTACTGCGGCACCAGGTCTCGTTCTGAGCATCCCTGAACTCCAAGTAGGTTACGCACCATTCGGGCTTCCGAGTGATGGGGCGAGTAAACCCAACAAGGGCGTTCGCGTGTTCCGGCAGAGCCCATCCGGTGCGATCCTTGAACGCCTCGACAAAATACTGGCCCGGCGGCAGCAGTTGTAGGTTGAGAGTCCTGAGCTTTCCCCGAAGATCCTGAGCATCAATAACAACGTCAAAGATCGGCTTAGTTGATCCGTTGTTCAGAACTACACCATAGGCCGAAGCGTTTCCGTCAGTATCGAGATGGACCGCGCTCCATGCGGTGACAGTGCTGGCATGTGAGCGCAGGCGGTTCTCCTCCGCCGTCCGGTCCCGGTTGCTCTCGATTCTATGCACTCGCGACGCCGTCCACGCGGCCCAACTTGCTGCCAGTAATGCAAACAAACTGCATAACGCAGTGATCCATTCAGCCAAAATATCCCCCTAGTTTGTATAAGCCCTTTGACGCTAACCCAGCCAGGGCCCCACTTGTACAGTCAAGGGAAAGATTCGATCGACGCAAGCAGCGCACCGAAGCCAGGCGCCGCCGTCCCTGCGGTACGCCTCCCGGGGAGGCGGCCCTCGCAGTTGGCGGGGTCTACGAGCACACACCGTATTCAGGGTTCGGTTCGCGGCATAAGGAAACGCGGCGGAATTCCCCTAACTGGAGCTGGACAAGGATCGGCAACACTAGCTAAATGTGTGTAGCTCCGATCGGCTCCTCGAGCAGGTCGTTGATGGAGGTCTGCCCTTCCAGCGCGACGATCTGTTTCATGCCCATGGATCGACAATATGTGAGCCACAGTCGCCGCGAATCGTAAAGACACGGCGGCGCGAGGACTGGCACCCTCCGTTCCATGCCGCGGAACGTCCCCTGTGTACATTCTCTCGTTCACGCAGGAGCGGCCGCCTATGCACGAACACGGTGCCCGGCTCTTGATCATCAGCGAAAATGAGTGCAGCGTCGGTTACTGCGAAGATCCGCATGTAAGGTGAGGGCAATCGCTTCCGCACCTAGTTCTTACTAGGAAACCACTAGGGGTAGAGCATGCCGTCAGTCCCGCCGCAGCTTCAGCGCCTGTTCGACGAGTGGGACGGAGAAGGCAGGCCTGCCCAACGGTCGTTCCCTTGGAAAGGTGGCGGCTGGAAACGATGGTTGCCGGAACACTCAAATGCCATCGAATCGCTCCAGAATCCCCTGGGGCGATCAGGTGTCACGAAACTCTGTTCAGGCGTATCAGATGAACACGCCGCCATGCACGGCTTCCTGGCAGCGTCCATATGGGGCTTTGGCGATGCCGGATACGGGCCCTACCGAACACGAGCCATCTTGGACAACAACCCGAGTTTCGCCCGCGATCTCCTGCAATTCGCGAAGGTCGCGCAAACGCTGGGTGGGCTCGCAGCCTTCGAACATGCAGTGAACGGCCGCAGGGCGACGCGCAATTACTTCAGGGGGTATGGCCCGGCCTTCGCCACGAAGTTCATCTACTTCACAACCAAAGCTGCACCCGACGTGGAAACATCCCCCGTCATGGACAAGATTGTCGCCACGTGGTTCAGGAAGCACGTCCCCGGATCAGCTCTTCGCCTCGATTGGCACAGCGCGGAAAGCTACAAGCACTACCTCACATGCGTCAAACAGTGGGCGAATGAACTCGAGATAACTTCCGACGAAGTCGAGCAATTGATCTTCACACCGGGCAGAACCTGACAGATTCTTCGACATCTCCCGTCTGGCGGTTGCCATCACGACGCATTCTTTCGGGGCATCCATCGTCGGCATCTCCGCGAGGGATCTTAGCCTTTCGCCCGGCCAGCGTCGGTCAAAGCCGATACCAGCCTGTCGAAGCTTGTCGTGCCGTAATCCGGGGAAACTGTGGTTATGACAAGATAGGTTCCCAGGCTGGCCGCCTTCGTATTTGAGAACATTTCCTTCGCTCGGAACTCCTGAAACATACGGCGGGGAACGTTACCCAGGAGCACAGAGAGCCGCCCCGCCATTTCCATCAGCAACTGACGCCCGCCGCTCCGAAGCACTGCACGAAGCCGTTCGACCGTAAACATTGTTCTGATTGGCTGGGGGTCATCGGCTTTGCGCTTGTCCCAAGCTTGTTCCCGAATGAACCGCAGATCCAATCCGGGAACCCCATTGACGAGCAGAGGGAGTGCCTCGCCGTTCTCGATCAAGGCTCTCACCTGGCGGGCAGTGAGCGAGTCGCTTCGGCTTCCCGTCAGCTCGAGTATCGTCCCGTTGACCTTCTCTGTGAATCTGCTAAGGAACGCTTCCTCAACGGAGAGTTGAGCGGCTATCAGGAGCGGAGTACAGATAGTGGCACATGTAGAAACGAACAGAAGTACTGCAGCAGGGCTTCTAAATCCTGGGATGAGAAGCAGAAGGAACAGGGAGACGAAGAATCCAATAAACGCGGTCACGAGGAAAACGCTGAAAACTCGTGGTCTTTCATGCCACTGCTCTGAGTTGAAGCCCGTGATTATCCATGGCTCTTGTGTAGGGCTGTTCACGACTAACCGCCTTTCACTTCTATGAGGGCTTCCGCGAGAATTATCGCTTCGCGTGCTTCCGTCAGATCGTCACGCAGGCCAATATCATGGTTCACGGAAGGTGATCCAGAAAAGTTCCCTGAAAGACCAGCAACTGCTTTATTGAGATTCCCTCGTTCTTGCGAGAGTGTCCGCGATGAATGCAGTTTTACGCTACTTTTTTGGAGTTCGAGGAGCGACTTCTCAATCTCCAGGTACTGGCCATTCATCTGTCGGATTTTCGCGAAGAGCCGCTGGGTCCGCTCGTTGAATGCCGACTCCATCTTGAGCACCACATCTTCGAGCTCAGCCCGCGCCTTGTCGAGTTCGGTCTCCTCTCCTTCGGAGAGCAGTTCATGGAGGTCCGACCGTCTTTTGGTCCAGCAATCCACCCCAGTTAGGTTGTGCTCATACAGCCTGGTAATAACGTCAATCGTGGTGCCTAACGATTCACGTCGACGAATGAGGGCTTCCGTGGCTTCGTCAAGGCGAACAAGGAATTCGCCATAGTTATCTTTGGGAACACTAACGTCACTGCCCCTTGAGAATTTATTTACTAGTTTGCTGAGCTCCAACTCGGGCGCCTCCCATTGCTTCATACCTTGATCCGTGCACCCCGATGAAGGATCAAGGCAGCCCCAACTCGCGTAGAACCGGCCAGCAGTCAAGTGGTCCTCATGACACCGATAAAGACATGCCATTAAGGAGCTATGACGAACCGCCCCCATCTTGCGCCCTCCCTTGACCCGGGCCCAGGACTGGCGTCCCGTGATTACCACGTAAAGACCCGTCAAGATCACGGAAAGCGCAAGGCCTGTCAGAGCCCCGACGAGACCATAAACATACGCACCTCGAGCCGCGAAAATTGCAGTCAAAGCTCCGACAATCAGCGCTGAGTAGCCACGTCCGCACTTTCGCCACTTCTTGCCTGCATTCGATTCTCAATTCGCTTTCTCTGAAACCTACTGACACTACAATCGGCTAAATAGGGGACGTCAATTAGCGTGTGCTTTCGCTTCCGGCAACAGTGTCGATGACGATCCTATTTCTCTTGTGGTCGTTGGAACCGAAATTGCGCCGATCCTGCCACAACTTTGATTCAGTCTTGAGCCGGTCTTTGAGGGCGTTTATCGCACCGTGAGTTCAGTACTTAACATGTGGAAACCTCGACGAGCTCTTCCGGGAGGACGGCCAGACCCTGCACGCGCTTAAGGCCCGCTTCGACTGAAGGTCAACTCGGACTGGACGCCGGGCGGCCGTTTTGAGCTGGCTCCCGACGGCGGGGACCCCCTCGGCGAAGGCGAGAACCTGGAGGTGGACCCGCCCCGTAAGCTCGTCCAGACCATGCGCGCGCTCTGGGGCGAAAACGTCAAAGCTGAGGGCACCTCCCGCATCACGTGGGAGATCGAACCGGTGGGCGATTCCTGCCACCTCACCGTCACCCACGACCAGTTCCGCGAAGGAGCCAACGAGGAGCTTTACGGCGGCTGGCCGATGATCCTCTCCGGCCTGAAGACCTGGCTGGAAACCGGCGAGGTCCTCACCACCCCCGGCTCCCTCATGTACACCTAAAGGCGACCGCCGCGGCGGAACCCGGGCGCCGCCGTCGCCGTCGTCCGGGCAGGGGTCCCCGACGCAGGCCACATGGTTCTGTAGGAGTGCCCGGACCGCGACGCAGAGGACTCATCAGCGTTCTGCCTCTGGCCCGGGCACCCGGCCCGGCAGGGGCTCAGCTGAGATACCCGTTGGGGTTGAGGACGTACTTGGTGGCCGCGCCGGCGTCGAACTCGGCATAGCCCTGGGGCGCCTCCTCCAAAGTGATCGCCTTCGCGTTCACGTTCTTGGCGATGCTCACCTTGTCATGCAGGATGGCCATCATCAGTTGCCGGTTGTACTTCATGACCGGGCATTGTCCGGTGGTGAAGCTGAGCGACTTGGCCCAGCCGGTGCCCAGGCTCAGGCTCAGCGCGCCCTTCTTGGCGGCTTCGTCCACGCCGCCGGGATCACCCGTGACGTAAAGCCCGGGAATGCCCAGCGCACCGCCGGCCGCGGTGATTTCCATCAGCGAGTTCAGCACGGTGGCAGGTGCCTCCTTGGCGTCGTGGCCGTGGCCGCGCGCTTCGAAGCCCACCGCGTCCACGCCGCAATCCACTTCCGGGACGCCCAGGATCTGCTCGATCTGCTCCGCCGGCCCGCCCATGGTCAGGTCAACGGTTTCGCAGCCAAAGCTGCGCGCCTTCGCCAGCCGGTCCCCGTTCAGGTCCCCCACAATCACGACGGCGGCACCCAGCAGGTGCGCGCTGGTGGCCGCGGCCAGTCCAACAGGACCGGCGCCCGCCACGTACACCGTGGAACCCACGCCCACCCCGGCCGAGACGGCGCCGTGGAAGCCCGTGGGGAAGATGTCCGAGAGCATGGCCAAGTCCAAGATCTTCTCCAGGGCCTGATCCTTGTCCGGAAACTTCAGCAGGTTCCAGTCCGCGTAGGGAACCAGCACGTAGTTGGCCTGGCCGCCCACCCAGCCGCCCATGTCCACGTAGCCGTAGGCACTGCCCGGCCGGTCCGGATTAACGTTCAGGCAGATGCCGGTCTTGCGTTCCTTGCAGTTCCGGCACCGGCCGCAGGCGATGTTGAAGGGGACCGAACAGATGTCTCCCTCTTTGATGAACTCGACGCCGGGCCCCACCTCCACCACCTCGCCGGTGATCTCGTGCCCCAGAACCAGGTTGGGCGGGGCGGTGGTGCGCCCGCGGACCATGTGCTGGTCCGAACCGCAGATGTTGGTGGCCACTGTTTTGAGGATGACCCCGTGAGGTACCGAACGCCCCACGTTCGCCGGGTTAACGCCCGGACCGTCCTTCAAATCGAAACTTGGGTAGTCGATATCGATCAGCTCAACCTTGCCTGGTTCCTTGTAGGCAACGGCTTTGTTCCCAGTCATCCTTGCTCTCCTCTTGCCACCACGGCACGCCCCGAGGAGCCGCCGTGAATCGTGAAGTGTTGCGATGGACCCCGGTCAGGGACTCGTCCCGCGGAACAAACTGCCGGATGGCTTACTGGCGTTGGGGTATAGCCAGTCTAGGCGCGCCGGTCCGGAGGGGGCCATAGCCGGCACCCCCTCTCTACTCCCCTATGTCCAGCACATCCGTGACGACGGCGGCACCCCACTGGGCGGTCACCACACCGACGCCGTCCCGCGGCTTGCGCGCTCCTCCGTCAGCGCTCCCCCGGCCTCCCCTGAGGTTCCGCGTGCGCCGCCCTCGCGGCCTCATAGCTGCTGTCGAACGGCAACGAGTCCATTTCCAGAAGAGGGTTATCGTCCTGCGTCGCCACCAGTTCGCGGGCCGCTTCATCCGAGTCCACGCTGGGCATTGACCCGGGCAGGTGCCGCCGGGCGGATTCCGGCAGGAAGTAAATGGTGACTGCAGCGATCGCCGACGTGGCCATCAGGTAGTACGCGGGCATCATGTCGTTGCCCGTCGCCTGGATGAGCGAGGCGATGATGAACGGGGTGGTGCCGCCGAAGATGGCGACGGCAAAGTTGTAGGCGATGCCCATGGCCGCGTAGCGGTGGGCCGTGGGGAAGATCGCCGGCAGCGCCGAGGCGAGGTTGGCAACGAAGAACGTGACCGGGAATGCGACAAGGGCCAGGCCGGTCAGGGTGGCCGGAACGGTTCCTATCGAGAGCAGAAGGAACGCTGGGATCGCAAAAACCACCGTGCTGACTGCACCGATCCAGAGCACGGGACGTCGCCCGATCTTGTCCGAAAGGTGTCCGGTGAAGGGGATGCACAAAGACATCACCACCAGGACGGGGATGGTCAGCAGCGTGCCGTGGATCTCGTCGTATCCCTTGTTGGTGGTCAGGTACGTCGGCATATACGACGTGAGGGCGTAGCCCACCGTGTTGGCAGCAGCCACCAGGATCATGGCCAGCACGATCCTGCGCCAGTGCTCCTTGAAAATGCCCACCGGCCCCACGGGCCCGATCACCTCGCCGGTCTCAGGATGGCGGGCGGCTTCCTCTTCCTGTTCCAGGGTTGCCTGGAACGTTGGTGACTCCTCAATCTTCAGCCGGAAGTAGATGGCGATGATGCCGAGCGGACCGGCCACCAGGAACGGAATGCGCCAGCCCCACGCCTCCATCTGGTCCTGTCCCAGCGTCAGCTGAAGAACGGAGACCAGAGCCGCGCCAAGGGCGAAGCCAAGGTAGCTGCCCATGTCCAGGAAACTGACGAAGAAGCCCCGGCGCCTGTCCGGCGAATGTTCACAGACGAACGTGGTGGCGCCGGCGTACTCACCGCCGGTGGAAAACCCCTGGATCAGCTTGGTGACCACGAGAAGTATGGCGGCCCAGATGCCCAGCACTGCGTAGCCCGGCAGGAGGCCGACGGCGAACGTCGCCGCCGCCATGAGCATCAGGGTCATGGCCAGCACCTTCTGGCGGCCGATCTTGTCACCCAGCCAGCCGAAGAACACCCCGCCCAAAGGGCGGGCAATAAACGTGGCACCGAAGGTTCCCAACAGGAACAGGTTCTGTACGGCTTTGTCCGCTTCGGGCAGGAACACCGGGCCCATGGTGGTGATCAGGTAGCCGAACACACCGACGTCGTACCACTCCATGGTGTTGCCGACGATGGTGCCGCCGAGCGCTTTCTTCAGCGTCCGGTGGTTAACGACGTTGATGTCCGGCACGCGGAGGCGGCGGATCTTCGGGGGCTGTGCGGTCATAGCTGCGGCCCTCCCGCAACAACGTTCAGGTGGTCCCGGCACTGGCTTTGTTGCATTTTCATTCCTCCACTGGAGGTCACGCGCCGCCCCCACGTGGCGCCGTCTTTTGCTTGGGGCAGCGAAACGGCCGAACCCAAGTGCCCGGCAATCGTGCCGGACTGTCGAGAGGAGTCCGATGTCCGTAGAGGACATTGCGCGGAAAGAACCCTGCGTTCAGTCCTGTCCCATGCGGCATTGAGACTCGGTTGCGGTGCTCCGATCATTTTGGCACTGCTGCCCGGCGCACATCAACGGCGGGATGCTGGCATTACGGATGGCACAGCCAATGGCCCAAGACGTGAGTCCGATAGTCATCGGCGGGTTCAAGCCCGCGGCCGGCTCAGCAGCGGACGCGGAAGCGGATGTGGGCGGCCTCCGGCGCAAAGCATGAACAAAGAACTGCGCCTCTAAGATGAGGCATGGACTTCGAGGACGCGCTCTGGACAGTGGTGGGCGCCGGGCTGATTCTGCTGATGCTCGCAGACGTCTTTCACACACTCCTCTATCCGCATGGCTCGGGTCCTGTGGGCCGGACGATCATGCGCGGATTCTGGCTCCTGTCGAGAAGGTCCAGGGGCCGGGCCTCCACCATCGCGGCACCCCTGGCAATGGCTGCCGTCATCGGCGCCTGGGCAGGCCTGGCAGCCATAGGGTGGGCCCTGCTGTACCTGCCACATCTGCCGCAAGGCTTCGTTTACGAACAGGGCGTGCCACAGCGGGGCGACTTCGCCGAAGCGGTCTACATCTCGATGGTCACTCTTTCCACCGTGGGATTCGGCGAAATTGTGGCAGCGCATCCACTGCTCAGACTCGTCGCGGCCTTCCAAGCCGTCACAGGTTTCGGGTTGCTGACGGCCACGGTCACCTGGATCCTGCAAACATACCCGGCCCTTAGCCGCCGCCGGGCCGTTGCCCACCACCTGAACCTGTTCAAGGAAGCGGCAGGTCCGGAGGGCGTAACGTCGCTGGATCCACGGCATGCCGCCGGGCTGCTCGAATCACTGGCCAGAAACGTGGCATCCGTCAGCATAGATTTGCTGTCGTTCCATGAAACGTACTACTTCCGCGAAGTCGAGCCGAGGGGTTCCCTGCCAGCAACCATTGCCTATGCCCACCAGCTGGCGTCGGAGGCCCAACACAGTGAAAACCCGGAACTCCGGTTTGCCGGACGGATGCTTCATGCAGCGCTAAACGATCTCGCGGAGGTCCTTCGCGGCAAATTCGGTCATCCAGGGACGACGTCGTCGGAGGTGTTTGACAGCTACGCGCTGCACCACAGACACCGACAGCCACGGGAACAGGACAAGGAATAGGTCTCGTCTCGCACCCAGGGAGACGGAATCCCTGCGTTTGACACGGTGCTTCGGGTGATCGTCGGCCGTGATCCGCGCCGCCGCAGACTCGCGAGGGTGGCGCGCCGGCGATCTGGATGCTGCGCTGTGGCAAGTCGGTATTTAAGTGGGCTCGTGCTCCCCCAGGAGCCGCACCTGTTCCACGGGGCTAACTAAGTAATCGTCCCGACGGTTGCCGGGACGATGTCTTGGCCCTGCCTCCTCCGCCGGCCCAGCAGTACGACGACGGCGACTGCGCCGCCAAGCAGCAATGCCGCCGCCCCGGCAGCCACCAAAGGAACAGCCGAATCGAAAGCGCCCGCTGCGGGGTCTGCGGCAGACAGAGGGGGCTCGGCTCCGGGCGCCGCCCCCAACTCCGCGCCGGGCGAGGCCGCCGAGGCACCGGAACCGGCCGACGCCGCCGCCGGTATCACCGTCAGTGACCTCCCGCCCCTGTTCACCACCACCACTGTGCCATCGGCCCGGACAGCCATCCGGCCGGGATCCTCGCCGGTCCGAACCGCCTCCGAGGCAGCCACCGCGCCAGCAGGAATGACCGAGACCGTGTTGTCCGAACTGTTCGTCACGTACACCGTCCCGTCCGCAGCGGCCACCACTTCCTGCGGCGCACTGCCCACGGGGATCCGCCGTGCCACCGTGGTGCCGCCGGGCTCGATGACCGCCACGTCGTTCGTAAGGATGTTTGCCACATAGACGGTTCCGTCGGGCGCGGCCGCAATCCCGTGCGGATGGGCCTTCCCACCGATGTCGATGGTGTGTGAGGG from Arthrobacter pascens includes:
- a CDS encoding ArsR/SmtB family transcription factor; the encoded protein is MDAVFKALADPTRRDLLDELFREDGQTLHALEARFEMTRYGVMKHLKQLEDAGLVVTRRRGREKLHFLNPVPIRLVHDRWVGKYAEPWAAALSDLKTRLESPMEKIFEIYIKTTPERLWEAITDSGIRSKYQFGLKVNSDWTPGGRFELAPDGGDPLGEGENLEVDPPRKLVQTMRALWGEDVKAEGTSRITWEIEPVGDSCHLTVTHDQLREGANEELYGGWPMILSGLKTWLETGEVLTTPGSLMYT
- a CDS encoding endonuclease NucS domain-containing protein, which produces MAIEVGLWRVDDIPRRIPTTAMPLESKLERLILQDPEILETKLLLIGSQVPTGYGKFIDILGVDSEGTLHILELKRDRTPREVVAQTLDYASWVEGLGNEEVRNIFESGQPGKNFDEEFANRFDGAPVPDELNLTHVMTIVASDLDPSTERIVSYLNRSHGVPINAMIFRYFVDGGHEYLARTWLIDETATVPAGAGTKGSTRAAWNGQDWYVAFGIDGGSRSWADASRFGFVSAGGADWYSRTLKSLPVGARVFVHVPKRGYVGVGTVVGLAKPADDAELQIQGEMRPFRSLSLDAEYSHPDAGEGIDTAEYVVPVEWVHTVSLESACWREGMFANQNSACKLRNQFTIDELSRQFGLAASG
- a CDS encoding 8-oxoguanine DNA glycosylase OGG fold protein — its product is MPSVPPQLQRLFDEWDGEGRPAQRSFPWKGGGWKRWLPEHSNAIESLQNPLGRSGVTKLCSGVSDEHAAMHGFLAASIWGFGDAGYGPYRTRAILDNNPSFARDLLQFAKVAQTLGGLAAFEHAVNGRRATRNYFRGYGPAFATKFIYFTTKAAPDVETSPVMDKIVATWFRKHVPGSALRLDWHSAESYKHYLTCVKQWANELEITSDEVEQLIFTPGRT
- the fdhA gene encoding formaldehyde dehydrogenase, glutathione-independent produces the protein MTGNKAVAYKEPGKVELIDIDYPSFDLKDGPGVNPANVGRSVPHGVILKTVATNICGSDQHMVRGRTTAPPNLVLGHEITGEVVEVGPGVEFIKEGDICSVPFNIACGRCRNCKERKTGICLNVNPDRPGSAYGYVDMGGWVGGQANYVLVPYADWNLLKFPDKDQALEKILDLAMLSDIFPTGFHGAVSAGVGVGSTVYVAGAGPVGLAAATSAHLLGAAVVIVGDLNGDRLAKARSFGCETVDLTMGGPAEQIEQILGVPEVDCGVDAVGFEARGHGHDAKEAPATVLNSLMEITAAGGALGIPGLYVTGDPGGVDEAAKKGALSLSLGTGWAKSLSFTTGQCPVMKYNRQLMMAILHDKVSIAKNVNAKAITLEEAPQGYAEFDAGAATKYVLNPNGYLS
- a CDS encoding MFS transporter yields the protein MTAQPPKIRRLRVPDINVVNHRTLKKALGGTIVGNTMEWYDVGVFGYLITTMGPVFLPEADKAVQNLFLLGTFGATFIARPLGGVFFGWLGDKIGRQKVLAMTLMLMAAATFAVGLLPGYAVLGIWAAILLVVTKLIQGFSTGGEYAGATTFVCEHSPDRRRGFFVSFLDMGSYLGFALGAALVSVLQLTLGQDQMEAWGWRIPFLVAGPLGIIAIYFRLKIEESPTFQATLEQEEEAARHPETGEVIGPVGPVGIFKEHWRRIVLAMILVAAANTVGYALTSYMPTYLTTNKGYDEIHGTLLTIPVLVVMSLCIPFTGHLSDKIGRRPVLWIGAVSTVVFAIPAFLLLSIGTVPATLTGLALVAFPVTFFVANLASALPAIFPTAHRYAAMGIAYNFAVAIFGGTTPFIIASLIQATGNDMMPAYYLMATSAIAAVTIYFLPESARRHLPGSMPSVDSDEAARELVATQDDNPLLEMDSLPFDSSYEAARAAHAEPQGRPGER
- a CDS encoding potassium channel family protein, coding for MDFEDALWTVVGAGLILLMLADVFHTLLYPHGSGPVGRTIMRGFWLLSRRSRGRASTIAAPLAMAAVIGAWAGLAAIGWALLYLPHLPQGFVYEQGVPQRGDFAEAVYISMVTLSTVGFGEIVAAHPLLRLVAAFQAVTGFGLLTATVTWILQTYPALSRRRAVAHHLNLFKEAAGPEGVTSLDPRHAAGLLESLARNVASVSIDLLSFHETYYFREVEPRGSLPATIAYAHQLASEAQHSENPELRFAGRMLHAALNDLAEVLRGKFGHPGTTSSEVFDSYALHHRHRQPREQDKE
- a CDS encoding virginiamycin B lyase family protein; the protein is MSTLRAAVTALLAVAALLLAPVVGAVPASADEGTMIGIGIQPLGVVEGPDGTLYVSDYDWAGGISVYPPGETLPSRTIKVGRFPSSLAITPDGTLYVTQAGDSGQAEIGVVALGANEAALAIKVSSGPHWLTVGPDGSLYVANPSEDSVSVVLPGDAWIERIIQAGPSPVEVTVAKDGTAYATNELAGTVTVVPAGVPSPSHTIDIGGKAHPHGIAAAPDGTVYVANILTNDVAVIEPGGTTVARRIPVGSAPQEVVAAADGTVYVTNSSDNTVSVIPAGAVAASEAVRTGEDPGRMAVRADGTVVVVNRGGRSLTVIPAAASAGSGASAASPGAELGAAPGAEPPLSAADPAAGAFDSAVPLVAAGAAALLLGGAVAVVVLLGRRRRQGQDIVPATVGTIT